A single window of Poecilia reticulata strain Guanapo linkage group LG10, Guppy_female_1.0+MT, whole genome shotgun sequence DNA harbors:
- the LOC108166651 gene encoding coiled-coil domain-containing protein 142-like has translation MLEMRLCKANNFDGSDLNILLHKAFSSMVLSNFSTDCKRISGEIFERTMPSAGYWRPSQRTGFPSSPSEYASVAAQTVIGQVLEAVVPLSEDAHVQALTVTMTAFMEAWMEHILKQKIKFSLQGALQLKEDFDSVREMIKSDKYGLSAELHQRLLSLR, from the exons atgttaGAAATGAGGTTAtgcaaagcaaataattttgatgGGTCTGATCTCAACATTCTACTCCACAAGGCGTTCTCTTCTATGGTGCTGAGCAACTTCTCTACTGACTGCAAGCGGATATCCGGGGAGATCTTTGAACGCACCATGCCGTCTGCAGGATATTGGAGGCCGAGCCAGAGGACGG GTTTTCCCAGCAGTCCCAGTGAATATGCATCTGTGGCAGCTCAGACTGTGATTGGCCAAGTTCTAGAGGCTGTTGTGCCATTGTCAGAAGATGCTCACGTCCAAGCACTAACTGTCACGATGACGGCTTTCATGGAGGCATGGATGGAGCACATATTAAAGCAGAAGATCAAATTCAG tctgcagggggcgctgcagctgAAGGAAGACTTTGATTCTGTCAGGGAGATGATCAAGTCTGACAAGTACGGTCTGTCAGCCGAACTTCACCAGAGACTCCTCAGCCTGAGGTAA